ataccactaaTAGTGTtctaaatctagtttcaaataaaataaCCGGAACCCAATTTGGACCTTTCAACATCAAGATACAATGGTTTTAAGAAAACTTAATTTTGGAACCTGTTTacgaaatttccagttttgaaggattgacagagtttcaaaatctgaccataactaaagctacacaactcaaaatttagtGTGATTGGTagcattgaaaactagattcaaaaggctacaaTTCACTAGAAGGAACTGTCTTAAAATTCGTTTTGCAAGATCGGTGAAATTgagctacaaactgcagctAGGCTAGTTTCTCGAATGAGAACAGTGAGGAAATTCAGTCATCTTTGCCGGATCACTACGGCTCATAGGAAACGAATTAGGAGGAGCATTTTATACCAACAGAAAGCTCTCGGAGTCTAATTTTGGATGCCATAAATGACACTCGATTTCAACTCCCAGACAAAAAGTTATGACCCAAAACGTGAACACTGGTTGGTGCTCCTGGTTAGAAATTTTTCCAGAATTCATCCTCACTTTAACCCTACTTTGAGACAACCAATTGAAaagctttttggaagatatTCAACACACATAACCACTAACATGTCTCAAACATTATTGCACTAGAATAGcatcaaaattgaaaattaacaTGAGGGTTTCAACAAgccaaaattcggacagcatgcACCTCTCATCTTCTAGCTTTCTTTTCTAACTTTCCAACTAAAACTGAACCATATCTTCTCAAAATAAGCatcaaacaagcaattaaacataCAAAATCCTCAAGGCCTCTACCTACAAAGCCACCTCAAATCCACTACTTAATGTCAAGGTTCttgtgaacccatcaacaacccaacaactaacTAACTATAACTAACTACTACTAAGATTTGAGAGGAAAAGTTGAGGTTTCTTTGGATGATTACCTTGCTGCCAAGAAGAAGACTAAACACTAGGGTTTGAGCTCTTAAATCACCAAAGTTTCCTCCTTGTTCAAGTCACCTTCCAAGCTTGCTTGaagaaccaaaaaaagaagcaaatttggagagttttcttaGAGGAAAATGGAAGACGAGAACTGAAATTTTTGAGGGGAAATGAGGGAGGGGAGTCGGCCAAGTGAGAGGAGAGGAAGAAAGGTTGGTGGTTGTTCGGTGATTTGATGGGGTGTTAGAAGGATTGACATAAAGGTGTTCTTGGTGCCTAGAAGTCAACAACCGATTAGTGAGtaattagtgctcctaattgagctTAACTTAACTCACAcacatctaatccctcaattaacgtttcttagtctactattaatcatCCTTAATTCTCTAAGATTAATGTACTCTCACATCGCATTTGCCTCAAAAAACGTGCATTCGCGATTTGTCGCAAAACGAAtcatagaaaaattaaattcgctaacgaaacgttttaaaaatataaatgagacattgttccgtgtaaatggatttaaaatgaatgaaataaattattcggaataaacggataaataaataattaaataagccagtaaaataaaataaaagtaagaaaaattaaaattcgggtcctcacatcctttcccccttaaaagaatttcgttctcgaaatttataCCTTGATTCAGAAACAACTCTGGATATTTCTTCTGGATCTCCTCTTCTACTTCCCAAGTCGCTTCCTCCACTCCCtggtttctccataaaaccttcacTAGAGGGATTTGCTTGCGTCCTAACTCCTTCATTTTTGGATCTAAAATCTTTACTGGTCTTTCTTCATAGGACAAATTCTCATCAATCTCTACCTCTTCTGGTCGTAACCCATGAGACAGGtcgggatgatatttcttaagcatggagaCATGGAAGACATTATGAATCCTGAACAAACTcaaaggcaattccaacttGTAAGCTACACTCCCTACGCGTTGAATAACCTTATAGGGTCCCACAAATCTCGAATgtaatttcttcccttttcccgTCATTAGACTTGCTTTCAAAGGTGTAATTTTAAGGAATACTTTATCTCCAATCTCGAACTAAAAATCTTTCCTCCGATTATCCGCATAGCTCTTTTGGCGGTTTTGAGCCGTTCGAATCCTCTGACGTATCAGTTTCACCTTCTCATAAGCTTCTTCAACCCAAGGTACAGTAGTCGGCTCCGAAATCTTCTTTTCTCCAACTTCGTCCCAATTAATCGGAGATCGACACTTTCGACCATAAAGAGCTTCCTAAGGAGCCATTTGTATTGAAGAATAAaaactattgttataagcaaattccactaaCGTAAGCTACtgactccaattctctccaaagtccATAATACATGACCTCAACATGTCCTCTAGGGTTTGGATTGTCCTTTTCGATTGTCCATCGGTCTGCGGGTGGTAAGTGGTACTAAAATTCAGCTTAGTCCCTAGGtattcttgcatcttttgccaaaatcgaAACACAAACCTAGAATCCTGATCTGAGACTATACTCACTGGTATCCCATGCAATCTtataatctcatccaagtacaacttagCCAACTTTTCCAAAGAGTATTTCCTACTAATCGGCAAAAAGTGAGCAGATTTGGTCAAtcgatccactattacccaaatagcaTCGTGCCCTCTCTGAGTCCTTGGTAGCCTTGAtacgaagtccattgtgatat
This portion of the Coffea arabica cultivar ET-39 chromosome 2e, Coffea Arabica ET-39 HiFi, whole genome shotgun sequence genome encodes:
- the LOC113729107 gene encoding uncharacterized protein, which produces MTGKGKKLHSRFVGPYKVIQRVGSVAYKLELPLSLFRIHNVFHVSMLKKYHPDLSHGLRPEEVEIDENLSYEERPVKILDPKMKELGRKQIPLVKVLWRNQGVEEATWEVEEEIQKKYPELFLNQGGHEDAEELV